CTGCTGATTCAGCACAGAATGAGGCCATTACCCcttctgctgcagaggagggggATGCTACTGCAGTATTTCCCACCCAAGGTTCATAGTCTTACCATACAGAATGGCAACAAACTATCTTTCTCAGCAGAAAGCATTTTAAGGCAGTTTTAAGGATGAGAATCATGTATAATTTTACAGTCCACATTATTTAGCATCTTAGATGCTAAGACTGTGTCATAGCAGCTTTCAAGATCCGATTTCTAATTATCTAATTTGAAGGCTTAAATTCTTGAAcagattttgttcttctttttttagaCGCTCTACTTTTAGTCATCAGATAAAGGGATTAGTCTTACATCACCCTTTAATACCTCTGGATGAAAACATGACTCTAGAAGGACCTTCCTCCATCTCAGTATCGAGCACTATCTTAAAACACACTATCCAATTGTCCCCTGGATGGGTAATCAAGCTGGTGAAGGCAAACTATTCTTTAACATTATAAGGTTAAAAATAGCTGCCAAAAATTAAAGCTTGAACAGCAGCCGAAGACTATAGGCTGGGATACAAAATAAGAATCAAAATTCATAGTGGGGAAAGCCAGAGTAGGCGTTAATGAGCTGCAAGACTGACAACTATGAAACCACCTATTTCTAAGCCTCAAACAGCAAACACATTACAGAAAGAGTTGCTGTATCTATAGGCATGAtggaaaattatttatattctcTATTTTTGCTATTGAAAAGTCAATAAATCTAGACATGAAATAAACCTAAGCAGACATAATGACAAAAATAGCTTATAAAACACAATTTAGTTGTCAGAACTGCTGTGGGAAAAGACACCCATAGCAGTCTGAGGAACTAACAGGCACCTATAAAttagggagaagaaaaaacaatcacAAGGAGGAATATAATCTAGCTGCAACTTAAATGATACTTTGTGTTCTCCCAGAGAAGTATCATGTCTCACCAGCAACAACAAATGGTCAATAAACCCTAAtaagaagggctgctctaagAAACATTCTAAGTATCATGTATAAAACTGTTTGGTTGAACACTTGCTTCCCTAGATAAGGAAGGGACAGCAATGTCCCATAAAACCAATGGAGAGACGAGAGGATGGACAAATATTTCTAAGTGACCTGGTGCACTGTTCCAAGGAGGCAGCCTGGTAAAGAAAAGGTGCTCCTCAGTACCCCCACCCAGCATGGGAACAGTGGGACTGCAGTGCCTCTCTATGCAAGAAGCAAATGGATTTTAAACTGCTATTAGATGCCTTATGAACCTTTCATTGAGGCAATTAATCCTGACACACCAGACAAAATTTTAATTCAGAGAGCAGTAATAGGGGAACTTGGAATAAATTACAATCTCCGTCCTCCAAGAGTCACGCACACTAATCTCAGCTGCGAGATCCCAAAAAGCCATGGTCACTACATTTCAGAGACTGGAGAATTTTTGCAATTTGAAGTAGGCTTGAAATCCTTGAAGAGGTCACACACTACAAAGGAATTCACCATTCACAAAGGAGAGCATGCTCAAAGAAGTGGCATATATGTACAACCTACTACACCACACGCTCAAATCCTTAATCCTTTTACACCCTTTCCCGACTCTCACTCCAAGGTTTCACAGCTTCTGTATCACTCTGGATGGGGGAGCTTGCTCTGCCAACCTGTTTTAAGGTGTGAAGGTTTTAGACTTTCACCTTTCCTGCCTTAGGGACATCCGACTCTTTTTGCATGCTGAGAACACCTGGACCATGAACTTGCAGACCATGGACTCAATGGAAGGCATGACCTGAAGCAACTAAcgcagcagaaagcaaactaaaAACAAGAACCAGGCAAGGTTTTGAGTTCTTATTTATACTACTGATGCTCACCTTTAACTGGAAAAGAAAGTGCCCCAAAAAAGTTCTAGATCATAGGGAAAGTGTTCATTGTGGCTGACAGGGCAGACATCAGTGCAAGGGTGTGTTTGAACTCCAGACAGAAAGATGCTGGAGCAGAAAGACAATGATGAGTATGTGGGTGTCAGAGGCAGGGAAAACATTTAACAGATGTTTTTCAAGTAAATGAAGACAATCTTTGCTTCCGATTGTGCTCacaatgggaagaaaaagaagatgtAAACGTGTGCAGTAAAATTCAGCATCCCCCCACTTCTTTACCATTTACCATCATCATTTGAATTAGCAAGTTCTGACACATGAAGAAGTGGTGAATCCCAGCTTCACCGTCTGAAGCTTTTGTATGAGGAGCATGATGCAAAGTGCTCTGCTGAAGGAAAGTGATTTGTAATTCCACTGCCACACTCCCTTCACTCCCTCTATTCAATCCCATCAGCTGAGGTACTACTGAGAGAGAAGCAAGAAATGCAACAGATTtgaggagaaaaacagaagacaacTTCTTGAGtccagcaggagctgctgagaTGCCTTCTCACCACCAGAAGAAAACCCAGTATTTTTCCAGCACTACTGCCAGCACCACAGGTGAGAAAAATACCGCATCTTTTCCTCTAATTTCAAAATAACCACAGGCAGCTAAAAACAGAAGGTGTtgtcccctcctgctgctcaagtTCCCCAAACCAACACAAGTTTTACATGAACCTTGCCAGATGAGCTTGATCAAGtcacagaaacaaaggaaagtgaaagaaaatccCTAAAGAGATTGTacagctgaaacagaagcagcatttcAACACTGCTAAGAACATGAAACACTAACATCTGTCCTTGTTAGAAATCAGTGTTTTTGTTAATAAAAACCCCTAAATCTCATACCTTTATAGAAGTGAAACACACATGTTGATCTTCAGTTATATTTATAGAAGACCATTTAGTTTCAGTGACcccacacaaaaaaatccaatccCAATAACAACAGAAAACTTACCAGCACTACTGTCACCTCAATGATCGGATGACTAAATCTACTTGACTCcctgttagggaaaaaaaaaaaaaggtggacgAAGGGGGGCAAAGACAGGCTGGACTATACCAAAACCTGTCTCTTGGCTGCTGCTCACACAACACTACATCTCATGCCAGTGAGGTAGCTGATCGTCCTATTGCTGTGTGCATCGACGCACCGACCCCTCGACAACGTGGTAGGCGGAGAGCAGGGTGAAGTCACAGCGTTAACTGAACGACAGGCAGCAAATGTCTGTTGTCCTGTGCCTTatgctggagaggagagagggagggtgcAGTCCTCGGGGGTCTACCCCAACCCTTCCCTAGGCTAGGGCCTCTGCTGGGGTTCACTCCTGTACAGGCTTCCCGTGGACTCCTGGACGCATGCTCAGCACTGTGCCTCATCCACTGGGCATGGGGGAGCCTGGCAAGCAAAGGGTAGAAGGAGGCAGACAAACAGGATCTGGAAAGCTtgaaaatgacagttttaaaatgtacaaaatgtaacacactggaaaaaagtttaaaagttgcaagacaaaataaaaagaaatctatgGGGTGAGTAGAAAGAACTGGAAGATGGTAGGAGAAGACCCCAGCTTGGGAAGGAGTGGGTCAGATCTAGTCAGCACTACTCCCTCTGGTAGCCACTCAGTTCCACCTCATCCTTGCGGCGACGGTGTGTGAAGAGGGAACTCAAGGGGTAGAGCTTGGCTTTGGCCTGGAAGCGCTGCCCGGCGATGTCGATCTCATACTCGCCCTGGTTGATGAAGTCAGTTGTCACCACCAGCTCTTCTCCCGTCTTCTCATCAAAGTGCTGCACGAAGCCGAGGCAGACGTGGCGCTCCAGAGTGTAGCTGTAGGCGCTGCTGGTGGTCTTGCCCACGTAACGGCCATTGCGGAAAATGGGCTCCCCCCACCATGGCCAGAGATCTGCATCTGTGTCATGGTCCTCGAGAATGAACATGGTGAAGCGCTTGtacacaccattctgcttctgtTCCAACAGCGCTTCCTGGCCCACAAACTGCATTCCCTGGGGAGAAAAGGAAGTGTCAGCTGATGGAAGGAACAGGACCTGTGGCAGCTGCTGAGTTTTAGCAGGTAAGCTTCCCGACACAAGGTGAGTTTGCACTTGAAACCCATGCACTACCAAGTCAGGCTGCTTCTATAGGCAAGAAGCTCAGCTCAGACAGAAGCTTTCCTGTCATGTTTGTTGTTCCAGACGTCAAAAATACTCGTGAAGTGggcctttaaaaaaatcattctaattttcactgcagtgaaaacatGTCACAATTCTACTTTTTGCCATTTTTCTGGTCCCAGAAGTCTCTCATGTTTTATAAACCAGAGGGAAACATACaaaacatatatatgttttataaatacatgtcttatattaaaaaattatatatgttAACATATAAAATTTGTGTCCCTAACCACTACATTCCCTTCTCTGAATTATTTGATACAACCACTTCTTTTAGCTCATGCAAAGATGCGAGAAAGAAGGTAACAAGCAAGTGAAAGAGATGGCACCTGCCACCACAACAAGCAGGATACACCTCTACACGGTTCTCATAAAAATAGAGAACCCCCATTGTAGTAAAAATAGAGAACACCCGTTCTTGGCACCTATCCTCATATTTAACTTCATTAAATGCCACTTGGTGCAAAGGCTGGATTTTGCTTCATCAGACTGGGAAAACAGCTGGGAGAAACACAAACTCTGAGCATCTGCAAGGTACACAGCACCCTCACTATACTGAGTACTGCACACATGAGCAACTCTGCACGCTACAAAAATCCCTGGGAATACTGCCTAGGAGGGaggaagacaaatatttttgctatttctAGTACCTTTATGAAGTACAAGAATACAGGTTATAGTTTCGCACTGCACACAGCTCCATCAGCTCTCCCATGTACCTTGGATGGCAAGGCTTTTCGTTCAGTACTGCTCTCCCAGCCACCCCTGCTGCAGGAGGTGATTTCAGTTTTCCACCATACCTTTTCCAGTTTGACCTGGAACTCGCGTCCACACTCCATAGGAGTGGTAAAAGCATCCAGATCCTGGCCCCAGAATGCAAAGAACTTCTCAATGCGCAGGCTGCGAAGCGCGTAATAACCGGCGTTCCGAATCCCATACTTCTGTCCCATGTTCATCACCTCGTTGTACACATGAAGGGCGTACTGCAAAGCAGAGGTGAAACACAGAGCTGCAGATGAGAGAGCAACAGCAGCTGACCATGCCCTGCCACTGGAGCACAAGAGTTGTGCCTGATTGGAATGCAATACAAAACAGGGAAACTGCTCccggtgcctgcaggcagcttTCTCATGGTACAAACCAGACATTTCAGCTCGGAAAGTGTTTCTGATTATGCATGCAAGCAACTGTTTTAATTAGCTAAGGCTACAGTGTACTCTTACCTCTATGGGGATATAAAGCATGAATCCAGGTTCTCCTGTGTGAGTGATACTCATCACACGAATGCCATTAGCATAGCCCACGCTCATCTCCTGCAGAATCAGAGGGGGTGAAATCATCCAAACTGGAACACAGCACAGAGATCCAGAAGGAGCACAATGCGTAATGCAAACCACACGGCCAgccctctcttccctttccttcccgCAGTTCACCACCAGCACATACTTAcagagaatttaaattaaaaattcaactAGTGATCTCACATTATCCAGACTTCTTAATCACTTTGTGACACTTGGCAATAAGCCTTGGAACTAGGTCAGGACACAGACTTGTATTCTGGATACAAGACAGAAGTTGAAGAGCAGTTATCTGCTCGGCCTTTTAACGTGGCAGGAGACAATGACTCCCAAGTCACTAATCCCACCTGCCCCTTGGACAGCTTCATAACCGATTATATGAAGTATACCAAGATATCAAATGGCACCAAGCCTACAGTGAGTGGAATATTGAAAACAAATGCATACTCACCTATATATTCAGCAAGCAGAACCCAAACAGAAGTAGTTAAAGTGAGCCTAGTGGGCTCATTACCAACCTAGCTCAGTAACTGCAGTAAACCTCTATGTAAATCTAAATTCCCCTCTAACATAATTCTTGCCCTCCTTTCACACATGCCTTCAAAAACCTAGCagggtgaggaggaaggaagcaCAGTCACTCACCTTGCAAAAGAGAGACGGAAAGTGCTCTGGAGTTATCGGGGCATATGACAACTCTGACAAGACATCCACAGCACGGGGACCAATGAGATTGAGAGCTGAAGAGGGGAAGATAACAGTATTAGGATGAAACTGGAGGAGTCTTGCCCAGCGTCTAACTTGCATACGTGCATGCCCCAGTTTCTACAGTCTCAGTGTTTATTGAACTAACAGGTACATTTAAGAACAGAGAAAAGTCATTAAAATCCCTCTCCTGACAGTTCACAGGAAAGAAAGTCTACCAGCTCATGGCTTGTTAGAAAGAAGTCTCTCAATTGCTGTTTTCATCCAACTGTTTGGGAAGGAGACCCAGTCACCACTTCCAGGCACTTCAAACAATTAATTGGCACGCAGCACAGGACACATTTGTGGTTTCAGGCTGTATAAGGAGGTCTGCTTTCAGTGAATTCTTACCTGTGTACTTCCAGGTCACATCTTCCATGGTCACGTTGCTGTCATCAGGTAAGCGGTTCTTCAGCCAGGCCCAGCAATGGACTTGCTGGTCAGTAGGGGAAATCATGAAGAAGCTggaacagacaaaatgaaacCAAGAAACAATGAATGGACAGCCACAAGATAAGCCGGTGCATTATTTGTCCCCAAACTACTGGAGCCATTCAGCAGCTTCCAAGCTAACAGGAGACCAAAACAAGCTGGTTTGCAAAAACCACAGCTAAAGTCTCTGGATCAATGCCACCACATCTGTCAGGACAAGAAATCCCAGCCTTCAAGCATTAGCAGTAGTCTGGTGACAAGAAGTGACTACAAGTGGAACACAGGCAGTTCTACAGAAAGTTCACAGGGTATCTCAAAATTCACAATCATTTTGCAGAAGGTTTTCACAGCTCTTCATGACCAGCGATTGTCTGCTCTGACAGTCACAAGAGTGCATGGTTCACACAGCAATTTCTTGCTTCAGCAAAAGTCTTTTCACACACAGTGGCGGTTATTATTAACAGTTTCCAAAAACAGAACTCCATTTGATATGTGAAAATGAGCTACTTGTTGTGTAAGTCTCTTTCATGCAAACTGCAAGTTAAAGTACATTATTGACAGAGATAACATCTGCAGAAATGACTAGGCAAGGAGGAAAGCTACTggtttcacacagagaaggacaATACTTTTAAGCAATACATGAATGCagacagaagagaaagagaaagaaaagctgtttccaATTGAAAGAGCAGCAAAGAAGAATGCTTTCACACCAATACAATGAACCCATGCATAGAAAATGgtccagagaaataaaaccaacattCAGCTGGGACATGTCCAtgaagaagtttttaaaaataagaaagtttttTATTAAATGCCAGAGAGCCCAAACTATTGAGTCTAAGGATAAGATCCTGTTACCACGTCAGTTTGCATCAGAGAGCACAAAAAAGAATCATGAGACTGCAGAGCTGAGAATTATTGTACCCATACTGCAATGAAAGTTGAAATCATCAGAAAGTAGTATTTTGAGCATACAATTCCAGTGAGGAGACTGGCCAGGAGCCAATGAGGAACCATTTGGTTTGTGCTTTAAACGACGACCTAAATTAATGAACTCTAACGACTGCTGAAAACAATTTGTCTTTCAGTTGAGAAATTAAGCATCTGAAGGCCCAACATTTTGTAGGAACCTATGTTCCTCTGTAGTCCCAGAAAAAGGAGTATTTTGCCCAATACTGGTAAATTCAGGAGCTCATTCTCATTTGGGTTACTGAATTAGGAACCTAAGTGAAGAAtcaagacttctttttttctttacagagggGGAAAAGGCTTATGATCTCCAAGAGGTTCTTAAAGGCTCTAACACCCAAAGGGTGAGGGATAAAGATGCTGTCTCATACCTACCTGCGTTTGCTCAGCCGTGCTATGCTGCAGTCATTCTCATAACCTCCTTTCTCATTAAGCATGCCCGTATGCACAACATGCCCAACTGGCACATCCAGGTCATTTGAGAAGAGATACTGCAGACTCTCCAGGGCCTGGTCTCCTGTGGACTACATGAATTGAAAGGGAGAGAAAGTCAGACAAGCTGTCTGAGCAATACAAATCCACTGGGGCAGTTTAAGATCGCATCAATGTCCTGGTCCAAATTCTTTCAATTTGTAATGATAGTGACACTGATGTCTCGAGCGTGATAGGACACAATGGTGACATAGTGCCAGAGGTCAAATTCCATTTATAGACCAAGCTGGTATTTCTATAAACTGGGCCTTTGACAGACAAAAAGCCATCTGTGCTAAACATTATGGTATAACCTGAATTTGGTCATATAGCTTGACTTCCTCTATCTATCCTCAATAGGACACACAGAATTTTGCAAAAGCAGTCAATAATAAACTAAAGGCAACCTTTAGCAAGCTGATGCTTTGTCAGTTCCTAGGTACTTACGCTTATTTCAAACTTGGTAAAAGATGACATGTCAATGACACAAACTGCTTCCTTACAGCATTTGACTTCGGAACCCACAATATCAAACCAGTCCGGTTTGTAAAAGGTTTTGCTCTGATCCAAATCCAGCAGATCTAATGTAAAGAGGAACCAAAGTGACAATTCATAAATTGGATGAACTAAAGATTTTACACAGACCAACAGGGATGAACTAGGCAGAGGAAAATACAATCTCACCTTTCCCAGGTGGGACAAAATACTTGACTCTCTCAAATCCATGCTTCTCCATCCACCTGGCTCCCTGTGCATCCAGACGGTCGTACAATGGTGAAGTACGCAGCTGCCTGCCAGTCTGGAAGTCCCAGCGGGGAACTTTCAGATCACACATGAGGGCTGCAATGGTCACAAAGATCCATTATTAGGCAAAGTGATTATCTAAGATTTTCTTCCAGATTATCAATACTTACTAATAAGTGAACCATTAATAGTATTCCTTCAAAACAGTTCTGACCTTACTTTTCTGTTTTTGAAAACTGACAAATCTGTTTTGATCTGTTTATAGCTATTCAGAATCAGAGTAACAATATTTGCACAGAACACTTACATCTATAGATACTTATGGTCTCATGATAATACTGTCAAGATAACAAAAACTCCCTATTTTTCATGAAGTCATGTTGACTAGCATTAATTATGCATTATTCTTCCCTGACAGCATGCTATATCAGACACTTATCATTCTGACAATACTAATGCTGGGGTAGGAAGCTCACAGCTACAAGAATCATCTAATTCAGCTTCTTAAATATTGGCAGTTCAGCTTTTCCTGATTATTGAAGCTTTTCCAAATGGCTCCTATACTTTTTCAGCAAATACAGACTAttcttatttagaaaacaaattacCCTAATAAATGTTTAGCATCCTCCCTGGTTATCAGGGCGGAGCAGTAACTCAAGGAATTGAATACTTCTTTATAAATGTTAAGTTTTTACGTAGGTCATAAACTGCTTAGAATTGAAGGTAAGCTGAATATTTTTTAGTGAATGCTTATATCGTTTTGTCTCATAGCTAACGATTTAATGTTTTGATTGGCATTATCTGGTACTGGTACTCCTGAAAGCATGGGTAGAGGGAAAAATAGATTAGAAAGGGAACATAACCCTACAGAAATTGAGTACGGAACTCATCTTGTAAAAAATACAGTGATTCTGTAGCTATCAGAATTGAGATTTGTATTGGAAAGCAACCACAGAATAATGCCAAGAGTATAAAGGGATTCTTCTGAGAGGAAGGTCGAAGCATAAGGTTTTACTTTTTCTGGATATAGCAGGCCTAAGAGGTTTAACCCAACTTCTCTGCTTTTACACAAACACATGTTTTTAGTTTAGACTTAGTATCCAAATAATTATTCCTGTTTTGCAACTTGTGGATCACTTCATCCTTCCATCTGAAACCTGAAAAGAAGTTGTCCACATTATCTCAATACAGATAATCAAACAATAGGAGGAAACTAATTATGTCTTTAGACAGGAACAATGACACCTCAAATGTATTCTGCAAGGTATTTATTGCAAACTTTGACAGGAGAAAGCAGAATATGTCTACGAAGACTTCCTGAATGATGTGAGATAACTGGATCACATACTCGTAAGTTGGAAGTGACAGCATTTCCATACTGTAATGACATGCAAAGAATAGCAGTGTTTGAGATAGTGTAATATTCCCAGTTAAGACCTTGGCATTGTTTTATTAGGCTGAAGTCCTACACCGATACACACTAATTTCCCCACACCAGAGGCAAAGCGCAGAAATAGGAGAGAGCATGGTACCAACagcatttctttaagaaaagctAATAAGAGCACTGCTGATACAAAAAACCTCccatcctttcctttctcctgggAAGAGGCTGTATTGCCAAAAAGGAGgccaggaagaaggaaaattgttctcaGAGTGATGACAGATGAGAAACGgtgcagcaaagaggaaaatCCTTGACATCCTGGCCAACACTGAATGCAGAGACCTCACTTACGCATTACTTCCATCACACGGTGACGGAGGAAAGTGCGACTGCTCTGAAGGGTACCAAAACGTTTCAAATCCAGAGGCCAGACATTTTCTGATGGATATCCATTTACCATCCACTCTGCCAGGTACCTGATGGAAGAAGTAAAGAAAACTGAGATATAAGCCAATGTCTTAAGGGAGAGTCTAGCTTTGAAGTCAGAAGCAAGGCAATCTGGACATAAGGTCTGGCAGtagggagagagagaaaactaGCGTGGTATTCTCAATACTAGCAGAATCTGGAAGGTTTCCCTTTATAAAACCCATCCACCAGACTTCCAAATTATTAATTTCCCATGAGGATGAAACATACAGGGCAGCAGGAAGTTAAGGACATGTGGCAAATGAAGCCAGAGCCTGGACAGGTAGCCTGGCTGACACGATCAAGTCCTTGGGCTATGCTACAGAAGGAGGTGCTGCGTACATTTAAGTTGGAGTTAGGAGGCTGACTGCTTTGTCATTTTTCAGTACCTGGTGTAGGCTCAGCCACAAACCATCAGTGACAGCATTCATTTCAGCACGAGGTGCCAGCCAAGTTATGTTTAGCTACACTTCTAGCAGTGAAGGAGGAAGGCATGCTCCAGAGCTAAAGGACAAAGGCAGCTCAGACCAAAGCAGAGC
The Athene noctua chromosome 9, bAthNoc1.hap1.1, whole genome shotgun sequence DNA segment above includes these coding regions:
- the PDPR gene encoding pyruvate dehydrogenase phosphatase regulatory subunit, mitochondrial; this translates as MFLRLLSDVRWRAANPKWRRMTCSQRSTSSTAEPHPISLPAQAQVVICGGGIMGTSVAYHLSKMGWKDIVLLEQGRLAAGTTRFCAGIVSTARHVSIELKMADYSNKLYQQLEQETGVKTGYMKTGSISLAQTQDRLISLKRIASSLNVMGIPCEIITPKQVAQLHPLINIHDLVGAMYVPEDALVSSANVSLALATAASRNGVQIHERTSVSHVSVQKGRVTGVETDRGQIQCQYFVNCAGQWAYELGHSGEEPVNIPLHACEHFYLLTHPLKEPLASSLPTIVDPDGRIYIRNWQGGILSGGFEKNPKPLFTEGRNQLEIQNLQEDWDHFEPLLSALLRRMPDLEALQIMQLVNCPESFTPDMRCIMGESPTVRGYFVLAGMNSAGISYGGGAGKYLAEWMVNGYPSENVWPLDLKRFGTLQSSRTFLRHRVMEVMPLMCDLKVPRWDFQTGRQLRTSPLYDRLDAQGARWMEKHGFERVKYFVPPGKDLLDLDQSKTFYKPDWFDIVGSEVKCCKEAVCVIDMSSFTKFEISSTGDQALESLQYLFSNDLDVPVGHVVHTGMLNEKGGYENDCSIARLSKRSFFMISPTDQQVHCWAWLKNRLPDDSNVTMEDVTWKYTALNLIGPRAVDVLSELSYAPITPEHFPSLFCKEMSVGYANGIRVMSITHTGEPGFMLYIPIEYALHVYNEVMNMGQKYGIRNAGYYALRSLRIEKFFAFWGQDLDAFTTPMECGREFQVKLEKGMQFVGQEALLEQKQNGVYKRFTMFILEDHDTDADLWPWWGEPIFRNGRYVGKTTSSAYSYTLERHVCLGFVQHFDEKTGEELVVTTDFINQGEYEIDIAGQRFQAKAKLYPLSSLFTHRRRKDEVELSGYQRE